In Blastopirellula sp. J2-11, a single genomic region encodes these proteins:
- a CDS encoding DUF1559 domain-containing protein encodes MEIHSPGRKNRGFTLVELLVVIAIIGVLVGLLLPAVQQAREAARRIHCTNNLKQIALGFHYYHDAFSALPRAGAGVNSAPPLVAILPYIEQSALADTYDSKMSWDAVANKDAMKGKMPKAYVCPSSPEGGKALGIIIFSSDFIGLQTSDYLFRTNAPSIDDPTEELGDTFFPYRKNSQFRNATDGLSHSILMHEQAGGTEYYCGKRKVEYPFPLPGGSPWIAPPGTQHMQVQCVDMGGYDVNNYAGVGGVINITNAYIYTPYSFHTGGVQTTMGDGSVHFLSESMDIYVFSYLSACNDGQVVGGDF; translated from the coding sequence ATGGAAATTCATTCGCCCGGTCGCAAAAACCGCGGTTTTACGTTGGTCGAACTGCTAGTCGTGATCGCGATTATCGGCGTCTTAGTTGGACTCTTGTTGCCGGCAGTACAACAGGCCCGCGAAGCGGCCAGGCGTATCCATTGCACGAACAATCTAAAACAAATCGCCTTGGGATTTCACTACTACCATGACGCGTTCTCGGCATTGCCCCGTGCGGGGGCCGGCGTGAACAGCGCGCCTCCATTGGTTGCGATACTTCCATATATCGAGCAGTCGGCGCTTGCCGATACGTACGACAGCAAGATGAGCTGGGATGCGGTCGCCAATAAGGATGCGATGAAGGGGAAAATGCCGAAAGCATACGTTTGTCCCAGCTCTCCGGAGGGTGGAAAAGCATTGGGAATAATTATCTTCTCTAGCGATTTCATTGGTCTACAAACATCCGACTATCTGTTTCGCACGAATGCGCCGTCGATTGACGATCCCACTGAGGAGTTGGGGGATACGTTCTTCCCGTACCGCAAGAATTCGCAGTTTCGTAACGCCACTGATGGTTTGTCTCACTCGATTCTCATGCACGAGCAAGCAGGTGGAACCGAATACTACTGTGGGAAGAGGAAAGTCGAGTATCCGTTTCCGTTGCCCGGCGGCAGTCCCTGGATCGCTCCTCCCGGCACTCAGCACATGCAGGTGCAATGCGTCGACATGGGCGGATATGACGTGAACAACTATGCTGGCGTTGGCGGCGTGATCAATATTACCAACGCCTACATTTACACTCCGTATTCGTTTCACACCGGCGGCGTGCAAACGACGATGGGAGACGGTTCGGTCCATTTCCTTTCGGAAAGTATGGACATCTACGTCTTCAGCTATCTCTCGGCCTGCAACGATGGTCAAGTGGTTGGAGGTGACTTCTGA
- a CDS encoding AraC family transcriptional regulator, which produces MWMTKGAISSQFWQWEVVRNLPGKMRDRIIAADRFHDPNHEWDLSETLITEAIGDPASRDESYYLSVLINSNSFDSITYDIGAGIYKRPNQPGNMLFGDSSRTRKCNGWGPFHSIKFLIRKSVANARISEMLGQETVMPEILHTHSFRDAGLETLLKQLRQHCRQPHNAEWRLIADQIFDAVLERLLRVAKIKQIELTTDDRLRPNAVNQVIDYIHAHLEEPIRLADLAQVAGVSRCHFSRLFHQTVGIRLNQFLTKTRVDKSLELLQVYSRQVPLREIAKCCGFYDRSHLIREFRREYGVTPDVYRQFSQ; this is translated from the coding sequence ATGTGGATGACCAAGGGGGCGATTTCCTCCCAGTTTTGGCAGTGGGAAGTCGTCCGCAATCTGCCGGGGAAAATGCGTGATCGCATTATCGCCGCTGATCGGTTTCATGATCCCAACCATGAATGGGACCTTTCCGAGACGCTGATCACCGAGGCGATTGGTGATCCAGCTTCGCGCGACGAGTCCTACTATCTGTCGGTGCTGATCAATTCTAACTCTTTTGATTCCATTACTTACGATATCGGCGCTGGGATCTACAAGCGACCGAATCAGCCGGGGAACATGCTCTTTGGGGATTCGAGTCGCACTCGAAAATGTAATGGCTGGGGCCCGTTTCATTCGATCAAATTTCTCATTCGCAAATCGGTCGCCAATGCGAGAATCAGTGAGATGCTGGGCCAAGAGACAGTTATGCCAGAGATTTTGCACACGCATTCATTTCGTGATGCAGGTCTAGAGACATTGCTGAAGCAATTGCGACAACATTGTCGTCAGCCGCACAACGCCGAGTGGCGACTAATTGCCGATCAAATCTTCGACGCAGTCTTGGAACGACTATTACGGGTCGCAAAAATCAAACAAATAGAATTGACGACCGACGATCGTCTCCGGCCAAACGCCGTAAATCAAGTCATCGATTACATCCATGCCCATCTCGAAGAACCCATTCGCCTTGCTGACTTAGCGCAAGTTGCTGGGGTCAGTCGCTGCCATTTTTCACGACTTTTCCATCAAACAGTTGGAATACGGCTGAATCAATTTCTAACGAAGACGCGCGTCGATAAATCACTGGAACTATTGCAAGTCTATAGCCGGCAAGTTCCGCTTCGTGAAATCGCCAAGTGTTGCGGTTTCTATGATCGCTCGCATCTGATTCGTGAGTTTCGTCGAGAATACGGCGTTACGCCTGACGTCTATCGTCAGTTTTCCCAATAA
- a CDS encoding type II secretion system protein has product MSNKKHLGFTLIEVLIVVVILAVLAATVIPQFTDSTEDAKSSSVKFNLHTLRSQIQLYRAQHEGNLPNATLDEILVKTNVDGTTTGSPTLGPYLSKLPVNSFTNSATIKAITAVPTGTDVTETHGWLYNTTNGNIYINHEDMLDE; this is encoded by the coding sequence ATGTCCAATAAGAAACACCTTGGCTTCACGTTGATCGAAGTCTTGATCGTGGTCGTGATTTTGGCTGTTTTGGCCGCGACGGTGATTCCGCAATTCACGGATTCCACGGAAGATGCGAAATCAAGCAGCGTGAAGTTCAACCTTCACACGCTCCGTTCCCAGATACAGCTCTATCGAGCGCAGCACGAAGGCAATTTGCCGAACGCCACACTCGACGAAATTCTTGTCAAAACCAACGTCGACGGCACGACCACGGGATCGCCGACCTTGGGACCGTATCTATCGAAACTGCCGGTCAATTCGTTCACCAATTCGGCGACCATTAAAGCAATCACCGCCGTTCCGACCGGGACCGACGTCACCGAAACGCACGGATGGCTCTATAACACCACCAACGGCAATATCTACATCAATCACGAAGACATGCTGGACGAGTAA
- a CDS encoding redox-sensing transcriptional repressor Rex gives MSKSKDKNKQTADAVPKAVVSRLSLYLRELQRLQRDGVVTTSSTQLGQLLGFTDAQVRKDLAHFGHFGYPGVGYRCSELVSAVKQIIGTDHTWPVVLAGVGNLGRALLGHRGFGNQGFDIVAAVDSDPLKHGKTLDGIEIRPISQLPEIVLEHDVRLAIIAAPAAAAQEVAERIVSAGICGILNFAPITLHLPANVAVSSVDLAIEMEQLSFAMTNLRPPEDLLSNEGPVVD, from the coding sequence ATGAGCAAGTCGAAAGACAAAAATAAACAGACGGCTGATGCCGTACCGAAGGCTGTCGTCAGCCGTTTAAGCCTGTATTTGCGAGAATTGCAGCGACTACAGCGCGACGGAGTGGTAACGACTAGCAGCACGCAACTTGGGCAACTTCTTGGATTTACCGACGCCCAAGTACGGAAGGATCTCGCGCATTTCGGTCACTTTGGCTACCCTGGCGTCGGCTATCGCTGCAGCGAATTAGTCTCGGCAGTCAAGCAAATCATCGGCACTGATCACACTTGGCCCGTTGTTTTGGCCGGCGTCGGCAACCTTGGGCGCGCTCTATTGGGACACCGAGGATTCGGGAACCAAGGTTTTGACATCGTCGCAGCGGTCGATTCCGATCCGCTCAAGCACGGCAAGACGCTCGATGGCATCGAGATCCGTCCTATCTCGCAATTGCCCGAAATCGTCTTGGAACATGACGTTCGTCTGGCAATCATCGCCGCGCCGGCCGCCGCCGCTCAAGAAGTCGCGGAACGAATTGTTTCAGCCGGAATTTGCGGTATTTTGAACTTTGCCCCGATCACGCTCCACTTGCCCGCGAATGTCGCGGTTTCAAGCGTGGATTTGGCGATTGAGATGGAGCAATTGTCTTTTGCGATGACGAACCTTCGCCCGCCCGAAGACCTCCTGTCCAATGAGGGGCCTGTGGTTGACTGA
- a CDS encoding Crp/Fnr family transcriptional regulator, which translates to MTEKIWHLKNCRIFEQLSAAEIERLDACSRVRRFTKRSPIYLPAERADTVLLLASGRVKICHLTPEGKQSILAFIEPGELFGELSILDGEVRDEYAEAVEAAMIVSIPKEAMHELMESRPGLSIGVTKLIGLRRRRIERRVKNLLFLSNRDRLAHLLLELAESYGKRTEDGVELGIRLSHQDLANIVGSTRETVTVVLGELQNDGLVKVGRRRIILRSMQRLAQSVQAPEPKIPEPVEITRQEASLRLGFST; encoded by the coding sequence ATGACCGAGAAAATTTGGCACTTGAAGAACTGCCGTATCTTCGAGCAGTTATCCGCCGCAGAAATCGAACGACTCGACGCATGCTCGCGCGTCCGCCGTTTCACCAAGCGATCTCCGATTTACCTACCCGCCGAACGAGCGGATACGGTTCTTCTGCTCGCTTCTGGCCGTGTAAAAATCTGCCATTTAACCCCAGAGGGGAAACAGTCGATCCTGGCTTTTATTGAACCAGGCGAACTGTTTGGCGAACTTTCGATTCTGGACGGCGAAGTTCGCGACGAATACGCAGAAGCGGTCGAAGCGGCGATGATTGTCTCGATTCCCAAAGAAGCGATGCACGAACTGATGGAGTCGCGCCCTGGGCTTTCTATCGGCGTGACCAAACTGATCGGACTTCGTCGTCGCCGCATTGAACGACGCGTGAAAAATCTGCTCTTCCTGTCGAACCGCGACCGTTTGGCGCATTTGCTGTTAGAACTTGCCGAGAGTTACGGCAAACGTACCGAAGATGGCGTCGAGCTCGGAATTCGGCTATCGCACCAAGATCTGGCGAACATCGTTGGCAGCACCCGCGAAACGGTCACAGTTGTTCTGGGCGAGTTGCAGAACGATGGCTTGGTGAAGGTAGGTCGTCGTCGCATTATTCTCCGCTCGATGCAACGGCTGGCGCAAAGCGTTCAAGCGCCAGAGCCGAAAATTCCTGAACCAGTCGAAATCACTCGTCAAGAAGCGTCGCTGCGTCTTGGCTTTAGTACGTAG
- a CDS encoding zf-HC2 domain-containing protein, whose product MNEHDSESWRPCRAGELAEVAKSLVALRRRRLALQTVGGLCSVFLVIGIVLWLGPASSLPVYASITCSECRNRMPAYRSHSLSTSQRRMMDAHFKHCDGCKDRYDAQTREQSNCDNPADCEQGNCNLLENCKAMESRQASNCMSWRCQVLTCKALEPDKPFPCNGRAKSISPPCDRQPL is encoded by the coding sequence ATGAACGAGCACGACTCTGAATCTTGGCGTCCCTGCCGAGCCGGCGAACTAGCCGAGGTCGCGAAAAGTCTCGTTGCGCTGCGCCGGCGACGTCTGGCCCTGCAAACAGTTGGTGGTTTGTGCTCCGTCTTTTTGGTGATCGGCATCGTCCTCTGGCTCGGTCCGGCTAGCTCGCTGCCGGTCTATGCAAGCATCACTTGCAGCGAGTGTCGAAACCGGATGCCCGCTTATCGTTCGCATTCGCTCAGCACCAGCCAGCGTCGGATGATGGACGCCCACTTTAAGCATTGCGACGGATGCAAGGACCGATACGACGCACAAACGCGAGAACAAAGCAACTGCGACAACCCCGCTGATTGCGAACAAGGCAATTGCAACTTATTAGAAAACTGCAAAGCGATGGAGTCTCGCCAAGCTTCCAATTGCATGTCCTGGCGATGCCAGGTACTGACCTGCAAAGCCCTGGAGCCTGATAAGCCCTTTCCCTGCAACGGTAGGGCGAAATCGATTTCGCCCCCCTGTGACCGCCAGCCTCTCTAG
- a CDS encoding carbon starvation protein A, giving the protein MSTLIVAALSFFGFILAYNTYGRWLSRKIFRLDEEAVTPSHEMRDDVDFVPTNREVVFGHHFTSIAGTGPIVGPAIAVFWGWLPALLWVIFGSIFIGAVHDFGALVVSLRNRGQTIGEVAGRLINPRAKILFLLVLALALTVVLAIFGLVIALIFAKYPQSVLSVWVEVPVAIAIGYYICRKGGNILWPSLGALLVMYAAIAIGVYWLPIDLTEILGVNLLTPADMPADASWWQFYGNAVVIWTVILLVYCFVASVLPVWTLLQPRDYINSHELVLALFLLGLGLVVASLTGAADLFASAPAIATNIPLDAPPIFPFLFITIACGACSGFHCLVSSGTSSKQVDNEKDAQYVGYGAMLLEGALAVVVILACCAGVGMGRYERADDGSYHAVAAADGTAMVGRASWEARYDASAGWKKFNNLGNMVGAFVDGGANFLTAIGIPLRLGLGIMAVLVASFAATTLDTATRLQRYVLQELFASAEITKPLTNKYVSTGVAVGLGGLVAIFAGNSPGAGGMLLWPLFGAVNQLLAGIALMVTIFYLWRRKIPVWFAVPPMILMLVLPAIATFWNMFNGDTAWFIEKYPQLTWLGNFFHGDTGFYWNQKYLLFGFSVGTLILQAWMMVEAALMWPKAKGMLEEALPPLAGATDAEAQSAEYATAGGQN; this is encoded by the coding sequence ATGTCGACGTTGATTGTCGCTGCGCTCTCCTTCTTTGGATTCATCCTCGCCTACAACACCTATGGTCGTTGGTTGAGCCGGAAGATCTTTCGCCTGGATGAAGAGGCGGTAACCCCTAGCCATGAGATGCGGGACGATGTTGACTTTGTGCCGACCAATCGCGAAGTGGTCTTTGGACACCACTTCACTAGCATCGCTGGTACAGGCCCGATCGTTGGGCCTGCGATCGCCGTCTTTTGGGGCTGGCTGCCGGCATTGCTCTGGGTAATTTTCGGATCGATTTTCATCGGCGCCGTGCATGACTTTGGGGCCTTGGTCGTCTCCCTTCGCAATCGAGGTCAAACCATCGGCGAAGTCGCCGGTCGCCTGATAAACCCGCGGGCCAAGATCCTGTTTCTGCTGGTGCTCGCGTTAGCATTAACCGTAGTTCTGGCGATTTTCGGGCTGGTGATCGCGTTGATTTTCGCCAAGTACCCGCAGTCGGTTTTGTCAGTCTGGGTCGAAGTTCCCGTGGCGATCGCGATCGGGTATTACATCTGTCGCAAAGGAGGCAACATCCTTTGGCCGTCGCTGGGCGCGTTATTGGTGATGTACGCAGCCATCGCAATCGGCGTTTATTGGTTGCCGATCGACCTGACAGAGATCCTAGGCGTGAATCTGCTGACGCCAGCCGACATGCCGGCCGATGCGAGTTGGTGGCAGTTTTACGGCAACGCGGTTGTGATTTGGACCGTGATCCTGCTGGTCTACTGCTTTGTCGCGTCGGTACTGCCAGTTTGGACTCTGCTACAACCGCGCGACTACATTAACAGTCACGAGTTGGTGCTTGCCCTGTTTCTATTGGGGCTGGGACTTGTCGTCGCATCGCTGACCGGCGCGGCCGATCTGTTCGCCAGTGCTCCGGCGATCGCAACCAACATTCCGCTCGACGCGCCGCCGATCTTTCCGTTCCTGTTCATTACGATCGCCTGCGGCGCTTGCAGCGGCTTTCACTGTCTGGTGAGCAGCGGCACCTCCAGCAAACAAGTCGATAACGAAAAAGACGCCCAGTACGTCGGCTACGGCGCAATGCTGCTGGAAGGCGCCTTGGCGGTGGTGGTCATCTTGGCCTGCTGTGCAGGCGTTGGCATGGGCCGCTACGAGCGAGCCGATGACGGATCGTATCACGCGGTCGCCGCGGCCGATGGTACGGCGATGGTTGGTCGCGCTTCGTGGGAAGCTCGCTATGACGCTAGCGCCGGTTGGAAAAAGTTCAACAACCTGGGCAACATGGTCGGCGCGTTCGTCGACGGCGGCGCCAATTTTTTGACGGCGATCGGCATTCCGCTTCGCTTGGGCCTAGGCATCATGGCGGTTCTGGTCGCCAGCTTTGCTGCGACAACGCTCGATACGGCGACCCGGCTACAGCGTTACGTGCTGCAAGAGCTATTCGCCTCTGCAGAGATCACCAAACCGCTGACCAACAAGTATGTCTCCACCGGCGTCGCGGTTGGTCTGGGAGGATTGGTCGCGATCTTCGCCGGCAATTCGCCCGGCGCCGGCGGCATGTTACTTTGGCCCCTGTTTGGCGCTGTGAATCAACTTCTGGCCGGAATCGCCCTGATGGTCACCATTTTCTATCTCTGGCGACGCAAGATTCCGGTTTGGTTTGCGGTTCCCCCAATGATCTTGATGCTAGTGCTGCCAGCGATCGCGACATTTTGGAACATGTTTAACGGCGACACCGCCTGGTTTATCGAGAAGTATCCGCAGCTCACCTGGCTGGGCAATTTCTTCCACGGCGATACCGGCTTCTACTGGAATCAAAAATACCTGCTATTTGGCTTTAGCGTAGGCACGCTGATCCTGCAGGCCTGGATGATGGTGGAAGCGGCGTTGATGTGGCCGAAAGCGAAAGGAATGCTGGAAGAAGCGCTGCCGCCGTTGGCTGGAGCCACGGATGCCGAAGCCCAATCGGCCGAATACGCAACCGCAGGCGGTCAGAACTAG
- the carA gene encoding glutamine-hydrolyzing carbamoyl-phosphate synthase small subunit yields the protein MTQPIAKLALEDGTVFTGRSLGAEGEVDGEVCFNTSMTGYQEILTDPSYRGQILTMTYTQIGNYGVNTEDMESAKTHMSGFIVRECSRRVSNFRSTQSLDEFLKQNNVVGLSGIDTRALVRRLRTSGSMKGVLSTVDLDDASLVEKARSTAGLVGRDLVKEVMPTAGQTWTEKLSPWVKMGDKIRADKSRTELDLHVVALDFGMKWNIPRHLQDMGCKVTVMPGSATAEEVLAQNPDAVFLSNGPGDPEPLLGPVETIRGLLGQKPIFGICLGHQLLSLACGAKTFKLKFGHRGANQPVLDVTTGKVEITSQNHGFAVEEASLPDCLEVTHRNLNDNTVAGVRHKTLPAFSVQYHPEASAGPHDSEYLFERFRELVDGQKV from the coding sequence ATGACGCAGCCAATCGCGAAACTAGCGCTGGAAGACGGAACCGTTTTTACCGGACGTTCGTTGGGGGCTGAAGGAGAAGTCGACGGCGAAGTCTGCTTCAATACGTCGATGACCGGTTATCAAGAGATCCTGACCGATCCCAGCTATCGTGGTCAGATCTTGACGATGACCTACACGCAGATCGGCAATTACGGCGTGAACACCGAAGACATGGAGAGCGCCAAGACGCACATGTCAGGTTTTATCGTTCGTGAGTGTAGCCGTCGCGTCAGCAATTTTCGCTCGACTCAATCGCTCGATGAGTTTCTCAAACAAAACAACGTTGTCGGACTATCGGGAATCGATACCCGAGCACTCGTGCGTCGCCTGCGCACTAGCGGCTCGATGAAAGGGGTTCTTTCGACCGTTGACCTGGACGACGCGTCACTGGTCGAAAAAGCTCGCAGCACCGCCGGTTTGGTGGGCCGCGACTTGGTGAAAGAGGTGATGCCAACCGCAGGGCAAACTTGGACCGAAAAGCTGAGCCCCTGGGTGAAGATGGGGGACAAGATCCGGGCTGATAAGTCGCGCACCGAACTAGATCTGCACGTGGTGGCACTCGACTTCGGCATGAAGTGGAACATTCCACGACATCTGCAAGACATGGGCTGTAAAGTGACGGTCATGCCTGGCTCGGCGACTGCGGAAGAAGTACTAGCGCAGAATCCCGATGCGGTGTTTCTCTCGAATGGTCCAGGCGATCCCGAACCGCTGCTCGGCCCGGTCGAAACGATTCGCGGCTTGTTGGGACAAAAGCCGATCTTCGGCATTTGTCTGGGGCATCAACTGCTGTCGCTGGCATGCGGCGCAAAAACGTTCAAGCTGAAATTCGGTCACCGCGGCGCCAACCAGCCGGTGTTGGATGTGACGACCGGCAAGGTCGAGATCACGTCGCAGAATCATGGCTTCGCAGTGGAAGAAGCGTCGCTGCCTGATTGCCTGGAAGTGACTCACCGCAATTTGAACGACAACACCGTCGCCGGCGTGCGGCATAAGACGCTGCCAGCATTCAGCGTGCAGTACCATCCCGAAGCATCGGCTGGTCCGCATGATAGCGAGTATCTGTTCGAGCGCTTCCGTGAGTTGGTCGACGGGCAAAAGGTCTAG
- a CDS encoding aminotransferase class I/II-fold pyridoxal phosphate-dependent enzyme, whose translation MSSESGHPIGGETPFKIEYAQRVYRLPPYMFGRINALLYEKRVAGHDVIDLGMGNPSDPPQEFVMEKMCEAVKDERNHGYSKSNGIRNLRREVAGKYLKKYGVRLDPESEVIACLGSKEGFSHMCLAMMGPGDTAIVPAPYFPVHTYAVALASGNVIALEVGDSEKFLENIAYTCEHLYPKPKLLIICYPHNPSTVTVEPEFFVEIVKLAKRYGFMVISDFAYADIAFDGYKPPSFLSAPGASSVGVEFTTMSKGYNMAGWRVGFCAGNAEMIKGLATIKGYYDYGMFQAIQIAAIIALREGDAAVEEQSRIYESRRDVLVDGLTRLGWGVTPPKAGMFVWAKVPDVWMQRMNTMDFAMMLLEKGDVAVSPGSGFGPCGEGYVRMAMVENEERLRQAVRQIGRCLKHEEKELVTAETTLES comes from the coding sequence ATGAGCTCCGAATCCGGCCACCCCATCGGCGGCGAGACCCCTTTCAAGATCGAATATGCGCAGCGCGTTTACCGCCTGCCCCCCTATATGTTCGGTCGGATCAACGCCTTGTTGTACGAAAAGCGGGTCGCCGGACATGATGTGATCGACCTGGGGATGGGCAACCCGTCTGATCCGCCGCAAGAATTCGTCATGGAAAAGATGTGCGAAGCGGTGAAAGACGAACGGAATCATGGCTATAGCAAGTCGAACGGTATCCGTAACTTGCGTCGCGAAGTCGCCGGCAAGTATCTAAAAAAATATGGGGTTCGACTTGATCCAGAGAGCGAGGTCATCGCTTGTCTCGGCTCGAAAGAAGGCTTCTCGCACATGTGCTTGGCGATGATGGGGCCAGGCGACACCGCGATCGTTCCGGCGCCTTATTTTCCGGTTCATACCTACGCCGTGGCGCTGGCTTCCGGCAATGTGATCGCGTTGGAAGTGGGAGATAGCGAGAAGTTTCTCGAAAATATCGCCTACACCTGCGAGCATCTTTATCCGAAGCCAAAACTGCTGATCATTTGCTACCCACATAATCCGTCGACAGTAACGGTCGAACCAGAGTTCTTCGTCGAGATCGTGAAATTGGCGAAGCGGTATGGCTTTATGGTGATTAGCGACTTCGCCTACGCCGATATCGCGTTTGACGGCTACAAGCCCCCCAGCTTTCTGTCGGCCCCGGGTGCGTCTTCGGTCGGCGTTGAGTTTACGACCATGAGCAAAGGCTACAACATGGCCGGCTGGCGCGTCGGCTTTTGTGCCGGTAACGCCGAAATGATCAAAGGTCTCGCCACAATCAAGGGTTACTACGATTACGGCATGTTCCAGGCCATCCAGATCGCCGCGATCATCGCGCTGCGAGAAGGGGACGCTGCGGTCGAAGAGCAGAGCCGCATCTACGAGAGCCGCCGTGACGTGCTGGTCGACGGTCTGACGCGACTCGGCTGGGGCGTTACGCCGCCCAAAGCCGGTATGTTCGTCTGGGCGAAGGTTCCCGACGTCTGGATGCAGCGGATGAACACGATGGATTTCGCCATGATGTTGCTGGAGAAGGGGGACGTCGCGGTCAGCCCCGGCAGTGGTTTTGGCCCTTGTGGCGAAGGCTATGTCCGCATGGCGATGGTCGAGAACGAAGAACGCTTGCGTCAGGCGGTCCGGCAGATCGGTCGCTGCTTGAAGCACGAAGAAAAAGAGCTGGTTACGGCGGAAACTACTCTCGAGAGCTAA
- a CDS encoding peptidylprolyl isomerase: MTEYRNAHRTTWAIIAGGFVLVAVGVITIRNLGGENDALAQQPQVAAKGVAPQGNSAPQIKTVAVVNREPITRDELGREAARRFGEEVLESVINKHLIAEECRKRGIQITQTEIDAEIEASAKKFGLSVDRWLGLLKDERNVSPAQYRSDIVWPTMALRRLAADRLEVTQEEFSKAWQTEFGPKVKCRMISVSDRALAEELRAKAAADPDIFADMAKDFSEDPNSAAARGLIPPIRMNMGTPEVESLVFALKDGEVSQVLFIAGQYLIFKCESHLPPTEVDPVKQPEIQNRMVEAIREQKLRSSAGDVYEELQEKAQVEKIWSDPAKRQQNPNIVATLNGQQIMLDELQEECITRHGIDVLEGEINRRLLQQALKSQNLDVTEQDLNDEISRAADSYGFLKEDGSPDYEAWLEEVTKEQSVTVEVYVRDAVWPTVALKKLVSDKVKVTEEDVQKGFEANYGERVQVLAIVLDNQRRAQEVWDMARKNPSEQFFGELARQYSIEPVSKNNDGQVPPIRRNGGQPKLEEEAFRLQPGELSSIVNIGRQSLILKAMGRTKPTITDVNDVRDELVKDIHEKKIRLEMAKQFDTLKEEAQIDNFLANTTQMGKKLEAAARQQPTR, encoded by the coding sequence GTGACTGAGTATCGAAACGCCCATCGAACAACCTGGGCCATCATCGCGGGCGGCTTCGTTTTGGTCGCCGTTGGCGTCATCACCATTCGCAATCTCGGCGGTGAAAACGACGCGTTGGCCCAACAACCGCAAGTTGCCGCCAAGGGAGTCGCTCCACAAGGCAACTCGGCGCCTCAGATCAAAACGGTCGCCGTGGTGAATCGTGAACCGATTACTCGTGATGAACTAGGACGCGAAGCGGCTCGCCGGTTTGGCGAAGAGGTGCTGGAAAGCGTCATCAACAAACATCTGATCGCCGAAGAATGCCGCAAACGCGGCATTCAAATCACGCAAACCGAAATTGACGCCGAAATCGAAGCCTCGGCCAAAAAATTCGGCCTGTCGGTCGATCGCTGGTTGGGGTTGTTGAAAGACGAACGAAACGTTTCGCCAGCTCAATACCGCAGCGACATCGTCTGGCCGACGATGGCTTTGCGGCGTCTAGCGGCCGATCGCCTGGAAGTGACCCAGGAAGAGTTCAGCAAAGCCTGGCAGACTGAATTCGGCCCGAAAGTGAAGTGTCGCATGATTTCGGTCAGCGATCGCGCTTTGGCCGAAGAGTTGCGAGCCAAAGCGGCCGCCGACCCCGATATTTTCGCCGACATGGCGAAGGACTTTTCCGAAGATCCGAACAGCGCTGCTGCTCGCGGCCTGATCCCGCCGATTCGCATGAACATGGGGACGCCGGAAGTCGAAAGCTTGGTCTTTGCCTTGAAAGACGGGGAAGTTTCGCAGGTGCTCTTCATTGCCGGTCAGTACCTGATTTTCAAATGCGAATCGCATTTGCCGCCGACTGAAGTCGACCCGGTGAAACAGCCGGAAATCCAGAATCGGATGGTCGAAGCAATTCGCGAACAAAAACTTCGTTCTTCGGCAGGCGACGTCTACGAAGAGTTGCAAGAAAAGGCGCAAGTCGAAAAGATCTGGAGCGATCCCGCCAAGCGTCAGCAGAATCCGAACATTGTCGCAACGTTGAACGGACAGCAGATCATGCTGGACGAATTGCAAGAAGAGTGCATCACGCGTCACGGCATCGATGTTCTCGAAGGGGAAATCAATCGCCGTTTGCTGCAGCAAGCGCTCAAATCGCAAAACCTGGATGTGACTGAACAGGACCTGAACGACGAAATCAGCCGCGCAGCCGATTCGTATGGGTTTTTGAAGGAAGATGGCTCGCCGGACTACGAGGCCTGGCTGGAAGAAGTGACCAAAGAACAGAGCGTCACGGTCGAAGTCTATGTTCGCGACGCGGTTTGGCCGACGGTCGCGCTGAAAAAGCTGGTCTCTGACAAAGTGAAAGTTACTGAAGAAGACGTTCAGAAGGGCTTTGAAGCCAACTACGGCGAACGAGTCCAAGTTTTGGCGATCGTCCTGGACAATCAACGCCGTGCTCAAGAAGTGTGGGACATGGCCCGTAAAAACCCGAGTGAGCAGTTCTTCGGCGAATTGGCTCGTCAGTACTCAATCGAGCCGGTCTCGAAGAACAACGACGGCCAAGTTCCGCCGATTCGCCGCAACGGCGGTCAGCCTAAGCTGGAAGAAGAAGCGTTCCGCCTGCAACCGGGCGAGTTGTCGAGCATCGTCAACATTGGCCGCCAATCGCTGATCCTGAAAGCGATGGGACGGACCAAGCCGACGATCACCGATGTCAACGACGTGCGTGACGAACTGGTCAAAGATATCCACGAAAAGAAGATTCGTCTGGAAATGGCGAAACAGTTCGACACGTTGAAAGAAGAGGCCCAGATCGACAATTTTCTGGCCAACACCACCCAGATGGGTAAAAAGTTGGAAGCTGCCGCCCGACAGCAACCGACTCGATAA